The proteins below come from a single Nocardioides eburneiflavus genomic window:
- a CDS encoding phytoene desaturase family protein, whose protein sequence is MTSGAYDAVVVGAGPNGLVAANVLADAGWQVLVLEAQPTPGGAVRSDRDVHPDFVHDTFSAFYPLAVASHAMVSLRLQDHGLVWEHAPSVLGHPFGDGQWAVLHRDREATAAGIDDLRAGDGEAWLDLCCTWDRIGPSLVDGLTSPFPPVRAGARLLPALARSGGLDTVRRLATPVSSLGRELFSGPAAQLLLAGNAGHADFPLASPGSGVFGVLMTMLGQTVGFPVPRGGAQRLTDALVARAASLGVEVVTDAEVTHVDVRDGRAVGVRTRDGQAYAARAVLADVSATHLFGRLVPDEHLPARVVRGMRDFELDPGTVKVDWALSGPVPWTNRPALVPGTVHVADSVEEMTQTLAQVSAGVVPDRPFLLTGQMTTSDPSRSPAGTESFWAYTHVPQPGMTRRDAGAEAGGEVSGAWGRDDCERFADRMQARIEALAPGFGDLVLSRRVLGPHELEARDANLVGGAVNGGTSQLHQELVFRPVPAMRGRAATGVPGLFLASASAHPGGGVHGAAGANAARAAIWQRRTERLRPGRSPA, encoded by the coding sequence GTGACGTCAGGCGCTTACGACGCCGTCGTGGTCGGGGCCGGGCCCAACGGCCTGGTCGCCGCCAACGTCCTCGCCGACGCCGGCTGGCAGGTGCTGGTGCTCGAGGCGCAGCCGACGCCGGGCGGTGCGGTGCGCAGCGACCGCGACGTGCACCCCGACTTCGTGCACGACACGTTCAGCGCGTTCTACCCCCTGGCGGTGGCCTCGCACGCGATGGTGTCGCTGCGCCTGCAGGACCACGGACTGGTCTGGGAGCACGCCCCGTCCGTGCTCGGACACCCGTTCGGCGACGGCCAGTGGGCCGTGCTGCACCGCGACCGGGAGGCGACCGCCGCCGGCATCGACGACCTCCGCGCCGGTGACGGCGAGGCCTGGCTGGACCTGTGCTGCACCTGGGACCGGATCGGCCCGTCGCTGGTCGACGGCCTCACGTCGCCCTTCCCGCCCGTCCGTGCGGGCGCCCGCCTCCTGCCCGCCCTCGCGCGCTCCGGTGGGCTCGACACCGTCCGTCGCCTGGCCACCCCGGTGTCCTCGCTCGGCCGCGAGCTGTTCTCCGGGCCGGCCGCGCAGCTGCTCCTCGCGGGCAACGCCGGGCACGCCGACTTCCCCCTCGCCTCCCCCGGCTCCGGCGTCTTCGGGGTGCTGATGACGATGCTCGGCCAGACGGTGGGCTTCCCCGTCCCGCGCGGCGGCGCCCAGCGCCTCACCGACGCGCTGGTCGCCCGCGCCGCGAGCCTGGGCGTCGAGGTGGTGACCGACGCCGAGGTCACCCACGTCGACGTGCGCGACGGGCGCGCGGTCGGCGTACGCACCCGCGACGGCCAGGCGTACGCCGCCCGCGCCGTGCTCGCCGACGTCTCGGCCACCCACCTCTTCGGCCGCCTCGTGCCCGACGAGCACCTGCCCGCGCGGGTGGTGCGCGGGATGCGCGACTTCGAGCTCGACCCCGGCACGGTCAAGGTCGACTGGGCGCTGTCGGGGCCGGTGCCGTGGACCAACCGGCCGGCCCTCGTGCCGGGCACGGTGCACGTCGCCGACTCCGTCGAGGAGATGACCCAGACCCTGGCGCAGGTGTCGGCCGGGGTCGTGCCCGACCGGCCGTTCCTGCTGACCGGGCAGATGACGACCAGCGACCCGTCGCGCTCGCCCGCCGGCACCGAGTCCTTCTGGGCCTACACCCACGTCCCCCAGCCGGGGATGACCCGGCGCGACGCGGGCGCGGAGGCGGGCGGGGAGGTGAGCGGCGCGTGGGGACGCGACGACTGCGAGCGCTTCGCCGACCGGATGCAGGCGCGGATCGAGGCGCTGGCGCCGGGGTTCGGCGACCTCGTCCTCTCCCGCCGCGTCCTCGGGCCGCACGAGCTCGAGGCCCGCGACGCGAACCTCGTCGGCGGCGCCGTCAACGGCGGCACGTCCCAGCTGCACCAGGAGCTGGTCTTCCGCCCCGTGCCCGCCATGCGGGGACGCGCGGCCACCGGCGTACCCGGACTGTTCCTCGCCTCCGCCTCCGCGCACCCGGGAGGCGGCGTGCACGGCGCCGCCGGCGCCAACGCCGCCCGC
- a CDS encoding SRPBCC family protein yields the protein MSTTSRPVAATPEQVWEVLSDGWLYPLFVVGASRMRAVDDSWPAVGSRLHHSVGTWPLLIDDTTEVLDVEEGRRLLLLARGWPAGQAHVDISLQPSGDTTVVTITEDATAGPGTLIPKPLRDAQLHLRNVEALRRLAFLVEGRAR from the coding sequence GTGAGCACCACGAGCCGTCCCGTCGCTGCCACCCCCGAGCAGGTCTGGGAGGTGTTGTCCGACGGCTGGCTCTACCCGCTCTTCGTCGTGGGGGCATCCCGCATGCGCGCCGTCGACGACTCGTGGCCCGCCGTGGGGTCGCGGCTGCACCACAGCGTCGGCACCTGGCCGCTGCTGATCGACGACACCACCGAGGTCCTCGACGTCGAGGAGGGCCGGCGCCTGCTGCTGCTCGCCCGCGGCTGGCCCGCCGGCCAGGCCCATGTCGACATCTCGCTGCAGCCGAGCGGCGACACGACGGTCGTCACCATCACCGAGGACGCCACCGCCGGCCCCGGTACGCTGATCCCGAAGCCGTTGCGCGACGCCCAGCTGCACCTGCGCAACGTGGAGGCCCTGCGCCGCCTCGCCTTCCTGGTGGAGGGCCGGGCCCGGTGA